DNA from Halorarum salinum:
CGGCTCGTCAGTCTCGGGGTCGATGAACGTCTCCAGTTCGGCCTGCGTGAACTCCCGGATGCGAATGATGCCCCGCCGGGGGCTGATCTCGTTCCGGTAGGCCGGGCCGATCTGGGTGACGCCGAACGGGAGGCGGTTCCGCGCGTACTCCTTCAGTCGGGGGAACTCCACGAAGATGCCCTGCGCGGTCTCGGGGCGGAGGTAGCCGGGCTGGCCCGAGCCGGGACCGATGCTCGTCTCGAACATGAGGTTGAAGTCCTCGACCGGCTCGTCGGCGAGCGCCGCGCCGCAGTTCGGGCACTCGATGCCGTGCTCGGCGATGAGCTCGCCGACGCGCTCCGGGCCGAGCGCCTCGGCGTCCTCGACGTCGGTCGCGCCCTCGACGAGGTGGTCCGCGCGGTGGGAGACGCCGCACTCGGGGCACTCGACGAGCATGTCGTCGAAGCCGTCGAGGTGGCCCGACGCCACGAAGACGGCCTCGGGCATCACGGTCGGCGCCTCGATCTCGTGGTTGCCCTGCTTCACCGTGAAGCGGTCGCGCCAGGCCGACTCGAGGTTGTCCTTCAGCGCGGCGCCCTTCGGGCCGTAGGTGTAGAAGCCGGCGACGCCGCCGTAGGCGCCGTTCGCGCCGAAGAAGAAGCCGCGGCGCTTCGCCAGCTCCATCACGTCCCGCTGGCTCGCCATCAGAGCGCCTCCAGCAGGTTCACGTCCCGGACGATGCCTGCGAGGTCGCCGCCGGTCACCAGCGGGAGCTGTTCGACGTCGTTCGAGATCATCTCCTGGGCGGCCTCCTGGACCGAGCGCTTGCGCGAGACGGTGAGCACGTCCTCGGTCATGAACCCGCGCACGGGTTCGGCGGGGATCTCGACGTTCCGGGTCGGGATGTAGGCGCTGCCGACCGCCTTGATGCCCTCCCACTTCCAGTCGTCGTCCTCGTCGGCGATGGAGTCGCCGGTGTCGTCGGCGCCCTCGACGACGCGGGCGACCTCGAGGATGTCGACCTCGGTGAGCAACCCGTCCATCTCCCCCTCGTCGTCGAGCGTCACCGCGTACGGGACGTTCGCGAAGTAGAGCTCCCGCTCGGCGACCGGGAGCGGCGCGCCGCTGTAGGTCGTGTTCACGTCCGCGCCGGCGACGTCGCCGCAGGTCGCGTCCGTCTCCACCTCGCCGTGGGCGATGGCGTGGACCACGTCGGTGACGGTGACGATGCCGGCGAGCGCGTCGCCGTCGTTCTCCTCGACGACGGGCAGCCGGCGGGTCCCGGAGCCGACCATCAGCTGGGCCGCGTCCCGGAGGTACGTCTCCGGCGTCACGGTCGGGACCTCCCGCATGAGGATCGCCAACTGGTCCTCGTCGGGGCGCTCGATGAGGTCGTCCCGCGAGACGAGTCCGCGGTACTCCTCGCCGGCGTCCGTCTCCTTGACCACGGGTACCGAGGAGAATCGGTGTTCCTGCAGGTACTCCAGCGCGTCGTCGCGCGCACCCGGAAGCGAGACCGTGACGAGATCGGCCCGGGACGTCATCGCGTCGGCTACCTTCATGACAGGGGTGTACCGCGCGACGCCTCTTGTATACTGCGAAGGTGTGGTTCGGGTTGGTACGGTGTTCCTCGCGATTCGTGGGCGTGGGTTCCGGGGTGGCCTCAAGGGTCCTCGGTGCGGTCGACCTCGGGGTCGGTTCGGCCGTCGTGGCACGGTTTCCGGAACCCCTCGCGGCGCCCGGCTCGTGGTTCGTTCGATTTCCCATCGAGCAGTTGCCGAAAGCCCTCGCGGCGCTGGACGAAGGCGCGGACCGCCGAGCACCGCAGCGCGAGTGTAACGAGCGCGAGGAGCGCAGCGGCCGCACCGAGTCGAGCGCCGCGGCCCCTTTCAGTCCCACCCACCGCACCGCGGCCACGCCCTCCCCAACCGGCGATGCCCTCCCTCCGGTCGGGACCTCGCCTCACCTCGGAGCGAGCTCCTCGGAACTCACCCTCGCTGCGGTCGCGTGAGCCTCGCACGAGCGGCCGCGCTCCGCGCGGCCGCCGCGCGCCACGTGGCTAGGTTCAATGAGTGCGGTGGCGCGTGCCGGCGGGCCTCCGTGCCCGCCGGACGTGCGCGAGGGACGAGCACCGGTGTGTGAGCGACCGGAGGGAGCGAACACGAGGAGCACAGGAGGCTGCGGTGCGGGCGGGACTGGAAGGGGCCGCGGCTGTCGGCGAACCCCGACCACGCAAGCACCGGAGCGCGACCGGAGGGAGCGCGAGGAGCGCAGCGTCGGTCGCGGGAGTCGACAGCCGCGGGGGCTTTCGGGAACTGCTCCGCGACGACCGAATCAACCACCGCGCCGACAACTGCGGGAGGGTTCGAGCCAACCGCGAACGGGCTCCCGCCGGCGAAAACCTAGAACCGAACGACGAGGATTACTCGCCCTCGACGCCGACGGTCCCGGCGGTCCCCGCCACGCCGGTCCACCCGTCACCGGCGTCGATCTGCACCGGTCCGAACAGGTGCTCCTGCGGGAGGTCCAGCAGGTCGGTCGGCGTCTCCACCTCGTAGGTGAACGTCGCCTCCTCGCCCGCCGCGACCTCGCCGAGTTCGGCGTACGTGGCGCCGGAGTCGTCGTCGGTGACGACCGAGAGCAGGTCGTCCATCACGTCCCAGCCGTCCGGGACGACGTCGCGCACGACGGCGTCCTCGTCGGCCTCGACGGTCACTTCGACGGTGTGGAGGACGCCGGCACCGAGCAGGCCGTCGTCCCCGTCGCCGTCCTTCCCGCGTCGCCCGCGGGCGCGGACGCCGGGCGCCTTCTCCACCGAGAGGTCGAACGTGGCCCGGACGTCGTCGCCGTTCACGGCGCCGGGAACGTCGACGAGCTTCGCGACGACGAGGTACGTCGAGCCGCCGCCTCCACGCTCCTCGCTGGCCGAGACGGAGGCCGACCCGGCGACGCCGGCCGCGCGGTCGACGACGTTCGGCTCGCCGTGGTCGGCCGGGTTCCCGCCGTCGTAGACGAACAGGTCGACGTGGGGCGGCGCGGTCGCCTTCCCCGCGTCCTCGCCCTCGTAGCCCGTGAACTCGACGCTCGCGTCGAGGTTCCCGACGCCGAGGTCGACGTAGCCCGCGACCGCGCGCTCGTCGTGCGGGAGGTCCAGTCCGACCGTCTCGCTCGTCGTCCCCGACAGTTCGCGGGTGACGGCGTCGACGGCGGCGTCGCCGTTCAGCCGGCCGTACCCCTCGAACGGGTCCCGGCCGCCGAAGTCGTACGTCGGCGCCTTCGCGCGGTGGTACGGCGCGGCCGTGAGCGCCGTCTCGCTCGCCGTGGCGAGGAGGACGCCCTTCAGCCGCATCGCGTCGGCCATCGCCGCGTCGGCGGGCGCGGGCAGCGAGAGCGCATCGGGGGCGTCCTCCTCCATCGCCTGGGCGACCAGCCCGGCCGTTCCGGTGGTGAACGGCGCCGCCATGGAGGTGCCGGCCTTCCCCGTGTAGTCGCGGATCGGCGCCTGCTCGGACTCTGGAACGTCCGCGACGCCGTTCATCGCGGCGTTCGCCAGGTCCGTGACGGTGCCGCCGGGCGCGGTGACGTCCGGCTTCATGTACGCGTCGTAGTCGTCCTCGTCGATCGCGCCGATGCCGCCCGAGGAGTAGCCCGAGATGCCGTCGAGCGGGCCGGTCGCGACGACGCTCACCGCCTCGTCGGCCACGGCGGGCGAGCCGTTGCCGTTGATCGGCGTCGCGGCGTTGCCGGCGGCCGCGAGCGTCAGGACGCCCGCCTCCGCGATCTCCTTGACGACGCCGGGGATGCGGTCCAGCGTGCCCGCGGCGGCGCCGAGCGGGAGGCCGCCGACGTAGCCCCACGACATGTTGACCGCGCGAAGTTCGAACGTCTCGGCGAACTGGTCGGCGTGGCGTCCGAGGTCCTCGGTCGGGGCGGAGAGCCCCTGCAGACAGATCAGGCTGTGGTCGGGTGCGACGCCGGTGTGGAGGCC
Protein-coding regions in this window:
- a CDS encoding CBS domain-containing protein → MKVADAMTSRADLVTVSLPGARDDALEYLQEHRFSSVPVVKETDAGEEYRGLVSRDDLIERPDEDQLAILMREVPTVTPETYLRDAAQLMVGSGTRRLPVVEENDGDALAGIVTVTDVVHAIAHGEVETDATCGDVAGADVNTTYSGAPLPVAERELYFANVPYAVTLDDEGEMDGLLTEVDILEVARVVEGADDTGDSIADEDDDWKWEGIKAVGSAYIPTRNVEIPAEPVRGFMTEDVLTVSRKRSVQEAAQEMISNDVEQLPLVTGGDLAGIVRDVNLLEAL
- a CDS encoding S8 family serine peptidase; translation: MSSQDTGEDETGRGVSRRTFVRASGALAGAGLLGGVGVRTTAAATDGDGGFRNWRAIEAQRVWDRGYRGRRDRTIGLTDSGLDSRHPDLGPWNGVTAFLEGGELKLTKPDENDLSRVDTGDGESFSGTMGPGTFATGEEAYHEFTAPEGAEELDASLSWGPVEDNDLEFRVDAWTGDAWETEARAATGDQPETLVGVPVDPGSDYRFVVEAYLNTTTEYGIDGTYYAIEGTRTTYGDDVVFEGVDGGATADTPKTVGWYDAGSRYGSYDRPRDENGHGTHCSSIMGGSGRASAVDADSVTVEEPGVTLDTVAGAALSYDVEADAGTGVFGSAYGAAIELFVEGPEGEELDSATVSADGDPGANVVVEAPAVDSGTYTVTVRTAEGELDASAYVESVAAGAFLDPEATAGDRETGGDGLHTGVAPDHSLICLQGLSAPTEDLGRHADQFAETFELRAVNMSWGYVGGLPLGAAAGTLDRIPGVVKEIAEAGVLTLAAAGNAATPINGNGSPAVADEAVSVVATGPLDGISGYSSGGIGAIDEDDYDAYMKPDVTAPGGTVTDLANAAMNGVADVPESEQAPIRDYTGKAGTSMAAPFTTGTAGLVAQAMEEDAPDALSLPAPADAAMADAMRLKGVLLATASETALTAAPYHRAKAPTYDFGGRDPFEGYGRLNGDAAVDAVTRELSGTTSETVGLDLPHDERAVAGYVDLGVGNLDASVEFTGYEGEDAGKATAPPHVDLFVYDGGNPADHGEPNVVDRAAGVAGSASVSASEERGGGGSTYLVVAKLVDVPGAVNGDDVRATFDLSVEKAPGVRARGRRGKDGDGDDGLLGAGVLHTVEVTVEADEDAVVRDVVPDGWDVMDDLLSVVTDDDSGATYAELGEVAAGEEATFTYEVETPTDLLDLPQEHLFGPVQIDAGDGWTGVAGTAGTVGVEGE